From Marmota flaviventris isolate mMarFla1 chromosome X, mMarFla1.hap1, whole genome shotgun sequence, the proteins below share one genomic window:
- the LOC114107168 gene encoding paraneoplastic antigen Ma6E-like: MLPPTRSPAMALAMLQDWCQWMGVNAQCSLLILGIPDDCEEDEFQEAVQAALWPLGRYRVLGKVLRKELGSRVALIEFRDTLNRSLIPRQMPGKGGPWTVVFLPPDSDAELQERPNFTAQSQGQEVAAAAGEVGASGDRVAASEGGAVVEAEVREIGVADEARASDEEGAAGDMGVAGVLGALGLVGAAGEAGAAGDGGVAGEAGDADEAAAAREAAGEVRAVHEARVSDEEGAAGDMGVAGIIGAVGMAGAVGEGGAAGDGGAAGDGGAAGEAGAAGEGGAAGERRAAGEAEEAGEIGAADEARESDEEGAAGDMGVAGVIGAVGIAGAAGEAGAAGEERVLDMAGGTDDAGARTQQWSQALQPVLENMAYEELRSFSGIEEPACGEDSFESWLDHANDMLYLWRHISERERRRRLVESLGGPALDLMCGLLEEHPDTPARDCLAALVQVFGNKDTRMTARQKFLACSQRPQETLFAYVMRLEGLLQVALEKGAIHPAIADQLRAQQVLMRARPNQMLQNNLRRMRLERRPPGFLGLLRLIRETEAWEAALARNEQVEGEEGAEVYQGDLAAAQDVQAHGEATESGPATHDRSHPYAGNEDASAVAPEPEHPAEDNSDSDDAIASPAIQRRENAQVPAGLDQAEPNEAPGAPTPGRMGRVSDASPGGPGWMPESLAQEEEREA; this comes from the coding sequence ATGCTCCCTCCCACCAGGTCCCCTGCTATGGCGCTGGCGATGCTGCAGGACTGGTGTCAGTGGATGGGCGTGAATGCACAATGCTCACTGCTCATCCTGGGCATCCCTGATGACTGCGAGGAAGATGAATTCCAGGAGGCTGTGCAGGCTGCCCTCTGGCCCCTGGGCAGGTACCGAGTGCTGGGCAAGGTCTTGAGGAAGGAGCTTGGGTCCAGGGTAGCCTTGATTGAATTCCGTGACACTTTAAACAGAAGTTTGATCCCCCGACAAATGCCAGGCAAGGGAGGACCCTGGACTGTGGTCTTCCTGCCCCCAGATTCTGATGCTGAATTACAAGAGAGACCCAATTTCACTGCACAGTCTCAGGGGCAAGAAGTGGCAGCAGCTGCAGGTGAGGTAGGAGCTTCAGGTGACAGAGTTGCTGCAAGTGAGGGAGGAGCTGTAGTTGAGGCAGAAGTACGTGAAATAGGAGTTGCAGATGAGGCAAGAGCATCAGATGAGGAGGGAGCTGCTGGTGACATGGGAGTTGCAGGTGTTCTAGGAGCTTTGGGTCTGGTAGGAGCTGCAGGTGAGGCAGGAGCTGCAGGTGACGGAGGAGTTGCAGGTGAGGCAGGAGATGCAGATGAGGCAGCAGCTGCACGTGAGGCAGCAGGTGAAGTAAGAGCTGTGCATGAGGCAAGAGTGTCAGATGAGGAGGGAGCTGCAGGGGACATGGGAGTTGCAGGAATTATAGGAGCTGTGGGTATGGCAGGAGCTGTAGGTGAGGGAGGAGCTGCAGGTGATGGAGGAGCTGCAGGTGATGGAGGAGCTGCAGGTGAGGCAGGAGCTGCAGGTGAGGGAGGAGCTGCAGGTGAGAGAAGAGCTGCAGGTGAAGCAGAGGAAGCAGGTGAAATAGGAGCTGCAGATGAAGCAAGAGAGTCAGATGAGGAGGGAGCTGCAGGTGATATGGGAGTTGCAGGTGTGATAGGAGCTGTAGGTATAGCAGGAGCTGCAGGCGAGGCAGGAGCTGCAGGCGAGGAACGAGTCTTGGATATGGCAGGAGGGACAGACGACGCGGGAGCCCGGACCCAGCAGTGGAGCCAGGCCCTGCAGCCTGTCCTGGAAAACATGGCCTATGAGGAGCTGAGAAGCTTTTCTGGGATCGAAGAGCCAGCCTGTGGGGAAGACTCCTTCGAGAGCTGGCTGGATCATGCCAACGACATGCTGTACCTGTGGCGCCACATAtctgagagggagaggaggaggaggctggtggAGAGCTTGGGTGGGCCCGCCCTGGATCTCATGTGTGGGCTCCTGGAAGAACACCCAGACACTCCTGCACGGGACTGCCTGGCCGCGCTGGTGCAGGTGTTTGGGAACAAGGACACCCGGATGACTGCACGCCAGAAGTTCCTGGCTTGCTCTCAGCGGCCTCAGGAGACTCTCTTTGCCTACGTGATGCGCTTGGAAGGCCTGCTGCAGGTAGCCTTGGAGAAGGGGGCCATCCATCCGGCTATTGCTGACCAGCTGCGAGCCCAGCAGGTGCTGATGAGGGCCCGACCAAACCAGATGCTCCAGAACAACCTGAGGAGGATGCGTCTGGAGAGGAGGCCACCCGGCTTCCTGGGGCTTCTCCGGCTCattagggagactgaggcatggGAGGCTGCCCTAGCTAGGAATGAGCAGGTGGAAGGTGAAGAGGGAGCTGAAGTTTACCAAGGAGATCTGGCTGCTGCCCAGGATGTGCAGGCCCATGGAGAGGCTACTGAGTCTGGCCCTGCCACCCATGACCGCTCCCACCCCTACGCAGGTAATGAAGATGCCAGTGCAGTTGCTCCTGAGCCTGAGCACCCTGCAGAAGATAATTCGGATTCTGATGATGCCATAGCATCCCCTGCCattcagagaagagaaaatgctCAGGTCCCTGCAGGCCTAGACCAGGCAGAACCCAATGAGGCACCAGGGGCCCCCACCCCAGGTCGGATGGGCAGGGTTTCTGATGCCAGTCCAGGAGGGCCTGGCTGGATGCCAGAGAGTCTGGCCCAGGAGGAAGAGCGGGAGGCCTAG